A single Saccharolobus shibatae B12 DNA region contains:
- the ndhC gene encoding NADH-quinone oxidoreductase subunit A, whose amino-acid sequence MSFTQAILGFGIPIVAFLAAGYGLYKFLLLVLPSKPNPLKVSRFEAGNIPTGLGRLWFPLQYYGYLLLYVTLEPIIVLLLPISFSDYYTTVVAFRDLLLIIVVFIVLMYPVLYYAIKQINLLYQWEMRR is encoded by the coding sequence ATGTCATTTACACAGGCCATTTTAGGATTTGGGATTCCCATTGTAGCTTTTCTGGCTGCTGGATACGGTCTTTACAAGTTCTTGCTGCTAGTACTTCCATCGAAGCCTAACCCCTTAAAGGTTAGTCGATTTGAGGCAGGAAATATTCCAACAGGTTTAGGAAGACTTTGGTTCCCCTTACAATATTATGGTTATTTATTACTTTATGTTACTTTAGAGCCAATAATTGTATTATTACTTCCGATTTCATTCTCTGACTATTACACGACAGTAGTAGCTTTCAGGGATTTGCTATTGATAATTGTGGTGTTTATTGTTTTGATGTATCCTGTTCTATATTACGCCATTAAACAAATTAATTTATTATATCAGTGGGAGATGAGAAGATGA
- a CDS encoding sulfurtransferase TusA family protein — MEKLDLRGKPCEEFILEISKYLVAMKVGDSILVLTDKDRVLCTHQLLRNAPRYLFKADLVDDHAEITIKRLR, encoded by the coding sequence ATGGAGAAATTAGATCTTAGGGGAAAACCATGCGAAGAATTTATTCTAGAAATTTCAAAATATTTGGTAGCTATGAAAGTAGGTGATAGCATATTAGTACTAACAGATAAAGATAGAGTTCTATGTACTCATCAACTTCTAAGAAATGCTCCTAGGTACCTTTTTAAAGCGGATCTAGTTGACGACCATGCTGAGATTACTATAAAAAGACTAAGATAG
- a CDS encoding thioredoxin family protein, which yields MEVQIFTHKNCVECNMLLEYLENKGLLGKVKIIDTELYPFLAFERGVISTPSIFIDGKLVYAGIVDFEEFERILSGEKVTRQIDKDKLVEKLMLGIVDSFAATAWLYINRDFDSFLAQKDFVMAVTGLSLLDEKEREEYYNYLRNIMIKEGEKHLEEWKPRMLRNISSNFIREIFWLYETKISKEVVMQKYPVEVFAHWLMVRGGTVGRVGLRIYPLSDSTLMRRVLEAYNFMLGNYDDIFNKVQKEQTELKAKNREQVRYLQI from the coding sequence ATGGAAGTACAGATTTTTACTCACAAAAACTGTGTAGAATGTAATATGCTTCTTGAATATTTAGAGAATAAGGGACTATTGGGGAAAGTAAAAATTATTGATACTGAATTATATCCATTTTTAGCTTTTGAAAGGGGCGTCATTTCAACACCGTCCATTTTTATAGATGGGAAATTAGTGTATGCGGGTATTGTAGATTTTGAGGAGTTCGAAAGGATTTTAAGTGGAGAAAAAGTAACTAGGCAAATAGATAAGGATAAGTTAGTTGAAAAATTAATGCTTGGTATAGTTGACTCTTTCGCTGCTACAGCTTGGTTGTATATTAATAGAGACTTTGATTCGTTCCTAGCGCAAAAGGATTTCGTGATGGCAGTAACTGGATTATCCCTTTTAGATGAGAAGGAAAGAGAAGAATATTATAATTATTTAAGAAACATAATGATAAAAGAAGGAGAGAAGCATCTAGAGGAATGGAAACCCAGAATGCTAAGAAATATATCGTCTAATTTCATTAGGGAGATATTTTGGTTATATGAGACAAAAATAAGTAAAGAAGTAGTCATGCAGAAATATCCAGTAGAAGTTTTCGCCCATTGGCTAATGGTAAGAGGCGGTACAGTAGGAAGAGTTGGTCTAAGGATTTATCCACTTTCTGATTCCACTTTAATGAGAAGGGTACTAGAGGCATATAACTTCATGTTAGGGAACTACGATGACATATTTAATAAGGTTCAAAAAGAGCAAACGGAACTGAAGGCTAAAAATAGGGAACAAGTAAGGTATTTACAAATTTAA
- the nuoH gene encoding NADH-quinone oxidoreductase subunit NuoH, producing the protein MSVLSALQYYFFYPSFFLTVIFPGLIFTLIFLLVTIWFERKAAAIVQLRYGPYYASKRLGGILQLFADAIKFVFSEIIIPNGVNQTLYALSPVLVLIFAFLPMSLLPISTIPAQGSILSVYHSIFYDSQIHQGVLVPYLIEYNLIGIIALESLYPILVIFLAWNTNNRFAIVGSIREAYLSVSYDVLIIISTLALALEYHTLDVVKIVTSGIPGFIANPIAAFVFLVAMLIGSSRFPFEIVEAETELVIGPYTEYSGFLFVLTMAGSYVANLVYAILFVDLFLGGWLPFTGFAGAVFTVFKAAIIVFFAVFLRAVYGRYRIDQALRGSWKYFFPLALASLILGVVVGYLWIR; encoded by the coding sequence ATGAGTGTTCTCTCCGCTTTACAATATTATTTCTTTTATCCTTCATTTTTCTTAACCGTAATTTTCCCGGGTCTAATATTCACTCTAATTTTTCTTTTAGTCACTATATGGTTTGAAAGAAAAGCAGCAGCTATAGTTCAACTTAGATATGGTCCTTACTATGCATCCAAACGATTAGGAGGCATACTTCAGCTATTTGCAGACGCTATAAAATTTGTCTTCTCGGAGATAATAATTCCTAATGGAGTAAATCAAACGCTTTATGCACTATCTCCGGTTCTAGTTTTGATATTTGCATTTTTGCCCATGTCTCTTCTTCCAATTTCCACTATTCCAGCTCAAGGTTCCATATTATCAGTGTACCATAGTATATTTTATGATAGCCAAATTCATCAAGGCGTTTTAGTTCCATACCTTATCGAGTACAATTTGATAGGAATAATTGCATTGGAATCTCTATACCCAATCCTTGTCATATTCTTAGCATGGAATACTAACAATAGGTTTGCTATAGTAGGATCTATAAGGGAAGCTTATCTGTCAGTATCTTATGACGTTCTAATAATAATTTCCACACTTGCATTAGCATTAGAGTACCATACACTCGATGTCGTTAAGATCGTGACTTCTGGAATACCAGGATTTATAGCTAATCCTATTGCGGCATTCGTTTTCTTAGTTGCAATGTTAATAGGTTCTTCAAGATTTCCATTTGAAATAGTTGAAGCTGAAACTGAATTAGTTATAGGTCCTTACACTGAATATAGTGGTTTTCTATTTGTGTTAACCATGGCGGGTTCTTATGTAGCGAATTTAGTTTATGCAATTCTTTTTGTGGACTTGTTTTTAGGTGGTTGGTTACCATTTACTGGATTTGCAGGTGCAGTATTTACTGTTTTCAAAGCCGCAATAATAGTATTTTTTGCTGTTTTTCTTAGAGCGGTTTATGGAAGGTATAGGATAGATCAGGCTCTAAGGGGGAGTTGGAAGTATTTCTTCCCTCTTGCCTTAGCTTCCTTAATATTAGGTGTGGTGGTGGGTTATTTATGGATAAGGTGA
- a CDS encoding NADH-quinone oxidoreductase subunit D translates to MTSQPQNEVQEQLLAATGMSVEFIPIQGELNVGPQHPGSGHMRIFVKLNGDIIEDVDLDVGYVHRTVEKLSENRNYMHLIPLVERPAILDSIHMNLGYIIAVEKILGVDVPERAQYLRSFAAEVNRIASHLYGLGILSIFLGHSTGFMWGFGDREVWVTILEALTGARVTNSYVIPGGVRRDISQEIKDMTLKAISYQRRRLEDWKKIFFYNPSIRARLENVGVMSKENAIKWGAVGPNLRASGVYYDVRKIEPYGAYDKLDFEIPVYKEGDGLARGLVRLEEIEQSMRILEQIIKNIPEGNILSDRFFKQIPPTRLKKYWETYRRIVLPGYYASFRPPKGEAISRVEAGRGELAYYVVSDGSPKPYRLRMITPSYRLIYVFKELCKGSRYADLVSIYGSLDYFPPEADR, encoded by the coding sequence TTGACAAGCCAACCACAGAATGAAGTACAAGAGCAACTACTAGCAGCTACTGGGATGTCTGTGGAGTTTATACCAATTCAAGGGGAGCTTAATGTAGGTCCACAACATCCCGGTTCTGGTCATATGAGGATATTTGTAAAATTAAATGGAGATATCATAGAGGATGTAGACTTAGACGTAGGCTATGTTCATAGGACGGTGGAAAAACTTTCAGAAAATAGAAATTACATGCATCTTATACCTTTAGTAGAGAGACCAGCAATTTTAGATTCTATACATATGAATTTAGGCTATATTATTGCGGTAGAAAAGATTTTAGGAGTTGACGTCCCAGAAAGGGCACAGTACTTGAGAAGTTTTGCAGCAGAGGTAAATAGGATAGCTAGCCACCTCTATGGATTAGGTATTTTGTCGATATTCTTAGGTCATTCTACTGGGTTTATGTGGGGTTTTGGAGATAGAGAAGTGTGGGTTACCATATTGGAAGCATTAACGGGAGCAAGAGTTACTAATTCGTATGTAATACCGGGTGGAGTTAGAAGAGATATATCGCAAGAAATAAAAGATATGACCTTAAAGGCCATTTCATATCAGCGCAGAAGGCTGGAAGATTGGAAAAAAATCTTCTTTTACAATCCATCAATTAGAGCAAGGCTCGAAAATGTTGGAGTAATGAGTAAAGAAAACGCTATCAAGTGGGGTGCTGTTGGGCCTAATTTAAGAGCATCTGGAGTATACTATGACGTTCGAAAGATAGAACCGTATGGAGCTTATGATAAGTTAGACTTTGAGATTCCCGTATATAAAGAGGGAGATGGTCTAGCAAGAGGTTTAGTAAGATTAGAAGAAATCGAACAAAGTATGAGAATATTAGAGCAGATAATAAAGAATATACCAGAGGGTAATATTTTATCAGATAGGTTCTTTAAACAGATACCTCCTACTAGACTTAAGAAGTATTGGGAAACATATAGACGTATTGTATTGCCAGGCTATTACGCTTCATTTAGACCACCTAAGGGTGAAGCTATATCTAGAGTTGAGGCTGGAAGAGGAGAACTAGCATACTATGTAGTAAGTGACGGTTCTCCTAAGCCCTATAGATTGAGAATGATAACTCCCTCTTATAGGTTAATATATGTTTTTAAGGAGTTATGTAAAGGTTCCCGATATGCTGATTTAGTTTCGATTTACGGTAGTTTAGATTATTTCCCTCCGGAGGCGGATAGGTAA
- a CDS encoding Rossmann-like domain-containing protein: MILREVIEELSYQLKQRKIINVCVSPTYTSVMLDDQSIGISHTITDGEIEGAGEIIGKNAYDVIINNLDSNLQRSLSLAILNALGDINDFTQGDPINLYSGGKLCVFGFSPQLSYSNFDSVIVYDFISMENKRVGSTEIRPFSSLSHEVCSTALIFASSLVNNTIDRILSQISANHLILTGISSVDAPISLKNHGFEALGKLFPIEKYRVFRTICEGGSSRLLSKYMTRYFKKL; encoded by the coding sequence ATGATCCTTAGAGAAGTTATTGAGGAATTATCATATCAGTTAAAGCAAAGGAAGATTATAAACGTATGTGTTAGCCCTACTTATACATCAGTAATGTTAGATGATCAATCCATAGGAATTTCGCATACTATAACAGATGGTGAGATAGAAGGTGCTGGTGAGATAATAGGGAAAAATGCATATGATGTTATAATAAATAATCTGGATTCGAATTTACAAAGATCTTTATCTCTAGCAATTCTAAATGCTTTAGGAGATATAAATGATTTTACGCAAGGTGATCCTATTAATTTATACTCTGGAGGAAAGCTTTGCGTATTTGGTTTTTCACCACAATTATCATATAGTAATTTCGATAGCGTGATTGTTTACGATTTTATATCTATGGAAAATAAGAGGGTAGGTAGTACTGAAATAAGACCTTTCTCTTCATTATCTCATGAAGTATGCTCCACTGCACTCATTTTTGCATCTTCTCTAGTCAATAATACAATAGATAGGATTCTTAGTCAGATCTCAGCTAATCACCTAATTCTAACTGGCATTTCTTCGGTAGATGCACCAATTTCGCTTAAAAATCATGGATTTGAAGCCCTTGGCAAATTATTTCCAATAGAGAAATACCGAGTATTTCGAACGATATGTGAAGGAGGTAGTAGTAGGTTATTGAGTAAATATATGACAAGATATTTTAAAAAGTTGTAG
- a CDS encoding superoxide dismutase: protein MTLQIQFKKYELPPLPYKVDALEPYISKDIIDVHYNGHHKGYVNGANSLLERLEKVVKGDLQAGQYDIQGIVRGLTFNINGHKLHALYWENMAPNGKGGGKPGGALADLINKQYGSFDRFKQVFTETANSLPGTGWAVLYYDTESSNLQIMTFENHFMNHIAEIPIILILDEFEHAYYLQYKNKRADYVNAWWNVVNWDAAEKKLQKYLTK from the coding sequence ATGACTCTCCAAATTCAGTTTAAAAAGTACGAGTTGCCTCCATTACCCTATAAGGTAGATGCATTAGAACCATATATAAGCAAGGATATAATTGATGTACATTATAATGGGCATCATAAAGGCTATGTAAATGGAGCAAACTCACTCCTAGAAAGACTAGAAAAAGTAGTAAAAGGAGATTTGCAAGCTGGGCAGTACGATATTCAAGGCATCGTGCGTGGCCTTACGTTTAACATTAACGGGCACAAATTGCATGCCTTATATTGGGAAAATATGGCACCAAATGGGAAAGGTGGTGGAAAACCTGGTGGTGCACTAGCAGACTTAATAAATAAACAATATGGTAGTTTTGATAGGTTTAAGCAAGTATTTACTGAAACTGCTAATTCACTACCAGGAACTGGTTGGGCTGTTCTCTATTATGATACTGAGTCAAGCAATTTACAAATTATGACGTTCGAAAATCACTTCATGAATCATATAGCAGAAATACCTATAATATTAATATTAGATGAATTCGAGCACGCGTACTATCTTCAGTACAAGAACAAGAGAGCTGATTACGTTAATGCGTGGTGGAATGTAGTAAATTGGGACGCAGCTGAAAAGAAGTTACAGAAATATTTAACGAAGTAA
- a CDS encoding NADH-quinone oxidoreductase subunit C, with product MSEELKSLINDLQTKFKCQVKIENDRRITVIVPDKKIMKDVANHLKNFGFDHVKAVTGIDYPEQEKLEVVYHISSYSNLDLAKIILALRTTVTYKDPSLPSLYSIFESAWTGERETYEMLGIRFEGHPDLRRFFLDEDFEGVYPLRKSFKIKLEGIFVDKPTTE from the coding sequence ATGAGCGAAGAGTTAAAAAGTCTTATAAATGATTTACAGACTAAGTTTAAATGTCAAGTTAAAATTGAAAATGATAGACGAATAACTGTGATTGTGCCTGATAAGAAAATTATGAAAGATGTAGCAAACCACTTAAAAAATTTTGGGTTCGATCACGTTAAAGCAGTAACTGGCATAGATTATCCTGAGCAAGAGAAACTAGAGGTGGTTTATCACATATCTTCATACTCAAATTTGGATCTGGCCAAAATAATATTAGCCTTAAGAACAACAGTAACGTATAAAGATCCTTCTTTGCCTTCATTATATTCAATATTTGAAAGTGCCTGGACTGGAGAAAGGGAAACCTATGAGATGTTGGGAATTAGGTTTGAGGGTCATCCAGACCTTAGGAGATTTTTCTTGGATGAGGATTTTGAAGGAGTATATCCATTAAGAAAATCATTTAAGATTAAGTTGGAGGGGATTTTCGTTGACAAGCCAACCACAGAATGA
- the nuoI gene encoding NADH-quinone oxidoreductase subunit NuoI, translating to MDKVKEYKKENIASLFAEHIQSIVTGIKYFVKPQRITLQYPEDSLSLPTGYRGMIRLYKDVCIGCTLCALICPADAMKMVTQSGKKFPQINYGRCVFCGFCVDVCPVDALKETKVHDLVFNSRKQLIFDPDRFNVDVDEVPLENKPVRKVKAVVDEKRGIKYVPADE from the coding sequence ATGGATAAGGTGAAAGAATATAAGAAAGAAAATATAGCAAGTCTATTTGCAGAACATATACAGTCGATAGTTACGGGTATAAAGTATTTCGTAAAACCTCAGAGAATAACGCTGCAATACCCAGAGGATAGTCTCAGTCTTCCTACTGGTTATAGAGGAATGATTAGACTTTACAAAGATGTATGTATAGGCTGTACTTTATGTGCATTAATATGTCCAGCAGATGCTATGAAAATGGTAACGCAAAGTGGAAAGAAATTCCCTCAAATAAATTATGGTAGGTGTGTCTTCTGTGGTTTCTGTGTAGACGTATGTCCAGTGGATGCGTTAAAAGAAACTAAAGTTCATGATCTCGTTTTTAATTCTAGAAAACAACTAATTTTTGACCCTGATAGATTTAACGTAGATGTAGATGAGGTTCCCCTAGAAAATAAGCCAGTGAGAAAAGTAAAAGCAGTAGTAGATGAGAAGAGGGGGATAAAATATGTACCTGCAGACGAGTGA
- the thyX gene encoding FAD-dependent thymidylate synthase has protein sequence MICVKLVSYTNDGEKVIAIAAKMSRSRKGWDYHEKEMSNDEVEIWIKDAILHGYWSVLEHSVYTFSIEGISRVASHQLVRHRIASYTQMSHRFAKPVDDYYKPIVPPSAKKRDREFIEKAYKEAYDNYFNLLQSGVPEEDARYVLPNGVNTNIVVTMNARELYNFFALRLCSRAQWEIRAIAWMMLEEVKKVHPHLFKYAGPNCIIHENFIRNENESITLEDIFKDYKLEFISQRCIEGVLRDGIKKCVINSRSVLDNIK, from the coding sequence ATGATCTGTGTTAAGTTAGTCTCATATACGAATGATGGGGAGAAAGTCATTGCTATTGCAGCTAAGATGAGTAGGAGTAGGAAGGGTTGGGATTATCATGAGAAGGAGATGAGTAATGACGAGGTCGAGATATGGATTAAGGACGCAATTCTCCATGGATACTGGAGTGTTCTTGAGCATTCTGTATATACGTTTTCGATAGAGGGCATTTCGAGAGTTGCATCCCATCAATTAGTGAGACATAGGATAGCCTCATATACACAAATGTCCCACCGTTTCGCTAAACCAGTTGATGACTATTATAAGCCGATAGTTCCGCCATCAGCTAAGAAAAGGGACAGAGAGTTCATAGAGAAAGCGTATAAGGAAGCTTATGACAACTACTTCAATCTTTTACAATCTGGTGTACCAGAAGAAGATGCTAGATATGTGCTACCAAATGGAGTAAACACTAATATTGTAGTGACAATGAACGCTAGGGAATTATATAACTTCTTCGCGTTAAGGCTTTGTAGTAGAGCTCAGTGGGAAATCCGTGCCATAGCATGGATGATGCTTGAGGAAGTTAAGAAAGTCCATCCACACTTGTTTAAATATGCTGGGCCAAATTGTATTATACATGAAAACTTCATAAGAAATGAAAACGAATCTATAACTTTAGAAGATATATTTAAAGATTACAAATTAGAGTTCATATCTCAAAGGTGTATTGAGGGAGTGTTGAGAGATGGGATTAAAAAATGCGTTATAAATTCGCGTTCAGTATTAGATAATATTAAATAA
- a CDS encoding NADH-quinone oxidoreductase subunit NuoK — MMDLGLLGIIISGLLIGIGIYGLSSTSNIIRVLLSSEIILNASILFVFSYSSVVGMVYKPVIFSLFAIGMALTEVVVAFAAVLLYYRQKDKLEVE; from the coding sequence ATGATGGATCTTGGTTTATTAGGTATCATAATATCTGGTCTCTTGATAGGGATAGGCATATATGGTCTATCCTCAACATCAAATATTATCCGAGTATTATTATCGTCCGAAATTATCTTAAATGCGTCAATTTTATTTGTTTTCTCCTATTCCAGTGTCGTAGGTATGGTCTACAAGCCTGTAATATTTTCCCTTTTCGCAATAGGTATGGCCTTAACAGAAGTTGTAGTCGCGTTCGCAGCTGTTCTCTTGTATTATAGGCAAAAAGATAAACTGGAGGTGGAATAA
- a CDS encoding NADH-quinone oxidoreductase subunit J family protein, whose protein sequence is MYLQTSEIIQYILFAFFGIMAIAFSIYIVRAKNVFYGAVSLAFLGLSIAALIALEAPSTYGIYSVFHILLYVGATVTFLAISLVMFKDLEVRIRRGSLGILAGGAVTLLFLITIFISNFKVSPSTLQPINFQILANDLLENYWFPLIILIVALLTTLIEAIALARRD, encoded by the coding sequence ATGTACCTGCAGACGAGTGAAATAATACAATATATATTGTTTGCATTTTTTGGGATTATGGCTATAGCGTTTTCGATATACATTGTCAGAGCTAAGAACGTATTTTATGGTGCAGTAAGCCTAGCATTTCTAGGTTTAAGCATAGCTGCACTAATAGCGTTAGAAGCACCTTCAACTTATGGCATATACTCAGTGTTTCACATTCTTCTTTACGTGGGAGCGACTGTAACTTTCCTAGCTATTTCCCTAGTCATGTTTAAGGATTTAGAAGTTAGGATTCGTAGAGGATCATTAGGGATATTGGCCGGAGGAGCAGTAACTCTTCTATTCTTAATTACAATTTTTATATCCAATTTTAAAGTTTCTCCATCAACGTTGCAACCAATTAATTTCCAGATATTAGCTAATGATCTTTTAGAAAACTATTGGTTCCCATTGATTATACTTATCGTAGCTCTATTAACTACTTTAATTGAAGCAATAGCTTTAGCTAGGAGGGATTAG
- a CDS encoding sugar phosphate nucleotidyltransferase: MVSAIVLAGGYATRLRPLSLTKPKALFPILNKPILGYILESLMNSGVVDIYLSLRVMADKIIDYLKDINMIDKVKIEVEDEPLGDAGPLKLISEKHNLDEDVLVIYGDIYSEINVKSLLDFYYKKSCDAVIVGTEVQDPRRYGVLYTENDILVELIEKPKKPISNLINGGVYIFKKDLFKLVDTPSSISKDFLPKLLRTKCIAVYKYHGIWADIGIPDDYLRLNFEVLVQKYPKGYINSSAKVSEKSTLIPPYYIGSKNVIEDDVYIASNTILGNDVEVGKGTYISESILMNKVKVKEYTYISGSIIADKTKIGRWNHILDGSILGEEVITSDGVLINRRTIILPNKEVKEHVYDKGKIIL; this comes from the coding sequence ATGGTATCTGCAATTGTACTAGCAGGAGGTTATGCTACTAGACTTAGGCCCTTAAGTTTGACTAAGCCGAAAGCTCTTTTCCCTATTTTAAATAAACCTATTCTAGGTTATATTCTAGAAAGTCTTATGAATTCTGGTGTTGTTGATATATATTTATCATTAAGAGTAATGGCTGATAAGATAATTGACTACTTAAAGGATATTAATATGATAGATAAGGTTAAGATTGAAGTTGAAGATGAGCCTTTAGGTGATGCGGGCCCTTTAAAACTGATTTCTGAGAAGCATAATTTAGATGAGGATGTTCTAGTTATATATGGAGATATTTATAGTGAGATAAATGTGAAATCACTTCTTGATTTTTATTATAAAAAGAGTTGTGATGCTGTAATAGTAGGTACGGAGGTGCAAGATCCTAGAAGATATGGCGTACTTTATACCGAAAATGACATATTAGTGGAATTAATAGAAAAACCTAAAAAACCCATAAGTAATTTAATTAATGGGGGAGTATATATTTTTAAAAAGGATCTATTCAAGTTAGTGGATACTCCGTCTTCTATTAGTAAAGATTTCTTACCTAAGCTGCTTAGAACCAAATGCATTGCGGTATATAAATATCATGGGATATGGGCAGATATAGGAATCCCTGACGACTATCTTAGGCTTAATTTTGAGGTACTAGTACAAAAATACCCTAAGGGCTATATTAATTCATCAGCTAAGGTTAGTGAGAAATCTACACTCATTCCTCCTTATTATATTGGTTCAAAAAATGTCATTGAAGATGACGTTTACATTGCGTCCAATACTATTTTGGGCAACGATGTGGAAGTAGGAAAAGGAACTTACATATCTGAGAGTATCTTAATGAATAAGGTGAAGGTTAAAGAGTATACATATATATCTGGGTCTATAATAGCTGACAAAACTAAGATAGGAAGATGGAATCATATACTAGATGGGTCTATTTTAGGCGAAGAGGTAATTACTAGTGATGGAGTGCTTATAAATCGGCGCACGATAATCTTACCTAATAAGGAAGTAAAGGAACATGTATATGATAAAGGTAAAATAATATTGTAA
- a CDS encoding DUF2175 family protein → MSRPATKWKCVLCNNTIYWDELFTYLKNGVAHYTCLREKAIKNAKIDSKELTLLLDSLEEELKSIVSYKQKLSSLQNEEAKKTLDQIEKDAEKNAGILTRLIEKFSDLSQ, encoded by the coding sequence ATGAGTCGTCCTGCTACAAAATGGAAGTGTGTGTTATGTAATAATACAATATATTGGGATGAGTTATTCACTTATTTAAAAAATGGCGTTGCTCATTATACATGTTTGAGAGAGAAAGCAATCAAGAATGCTAAGATTGATAGTAAAGAATTAACTTTGCTTTTAGACTCTCTAGAAGAAGAATTAAAATCAATAGTTTCTTATAAGCAAAAGTTGTCATCACTACAAAATGAGGAGGCAAAAAAGACGCTAGATCAAATTGAAAAGGATGCAGAGAAAAACGCCGGGATTTTAACCAGATTAATTGAGAAGTTTAGCGATCTTTCTCAATAA